In Mercurialis annua linkage group LG5, ddMerAnnu1.2, whole genome shotgun sequence, a single genomic region encodes these proteins:
- the LOC126681988 gene encoding uncharacterized protein LOC126681988: protein MECEDYVGKSNHKFMILPSFTKIFCKESRSCKLTTLAFPNGFPMRVRVSKMKNQKARIDITKLVELGYICKGSIITVAYKAFLQIEYPCNVPKFSKQRFSHNRTRIFNNEEIDEDQETTEDDDDQETTGDDDDDDNQETSDDEDEDSSVGEITNKDGKGVAARGAYRPPDMKSSCKKATKNDSNDDEEESTNDDDDDDDQETTLDDDDNDDEEDRKKSSKGKNKFIFSMDQRTKKDGKRVAAGDDYTKCKRKKYIGVEKDCKVKEEEETNSDESERSESEKQAEMVVAQNFESIYLKLSPESKRAIEAARNYKPNNPAFMSVITPQNMHSLVAVTKLMSQQAIISIFIDTKITEYVSNFSACKRASNSDSLAVISLAPYPSPRA from the exons ATGGAGTGTGAAGATTATGTTGGAAAAAGCAACCATAAATTCAtg ATACTTCCATCTTTTACAAAGATTTTTTGCAAGGAATCTAGAAGCTGTAAACTTACTACGCTTGCTTTTCCAAATGGGTTTCCAATGAGGGTTAGAGTGTCAAAGATGAAGAATCAAAAAGCTCGCATTGACATTACTAAACTGGTGGAACTTGGCTATATATGTAAAGGCTCTATAATAACAGTCGCGTACAAAg CTTTTCTTCAAATTGAATATCCATGCAACGTTCCAAAATTTAGTAAGCAACGTTTCAGCCATaaccggactcgaatctttaaCAATGAGGAAATCGATGAAGATCAAGAAACTACAGAGGATGATGATGATCAAGAAACAACAGGTGATGATGATGACGATGATAATCAAGAAACTTCAGacgatgaagatgaagat tcgTCGGTGGGAGAAATAACTAACAAAGATGGCAAAGGAGTTGCTGCTCGTGGTGCTTATCGACCACCAGATATGAAGAGCAGTTGCAAAAAGGCTACGAAAAATGATTCAAATGACGATGAAGAAGAATCTACAAATGATGACGACGATGATGATGATCAAGAAACTACATTGGATGACGACGACAACGATGATGAAGAAGATAGAAAGAAATCTTCAAAAGGGAAAAATAAGTTTATATTCTCCATGGATCAAAGAACTAAGAAAGATGGCAAAAGAGTGGCTGCTGGTGATGATTATACGAAATGCAAGCGCAAAAAGTATATAGGTGTCGAAAAAGATTGCAAGGTTAAAGAAGAGGAGGAAACAAATTCAG ATGAAAGTGAACGTTCGGAATCTGAAAAACAAGCGGAAATGGTAGTTGCACAAAACTTTGAGAGCATTTACTTAAAGTTGTCTCCAGAAAGCAAAAGGGCAATAGAGGCAGCCAGAAACTACAAGCCAAATAATCCTGCTTTCATGTCTGTCATAACCCCACAGAATATGCATTCCTTG GTAGCTGTAACAAAATTAATGTCACAACAAgctattatttccatttttatcgatacCAAAATAACTGAATACg TCTCAAACTTCTCTGCTTGTAAACGAGCTTCAAACTCTGATTCTTTAGCTGTTATCAGTTTGGCTCCATATCCGAGTCCACGAGCATAA
- the LOC126681989 gene encoding B3 domain-containing transcription factor VRN1-like encodes MEYEESVGIRNHYDQNNESLPVPVPAKKNTNAFKKAAASEVLETYRPTLHSKEKAGMHKLTLVIYISIVFTVINSKTLIKLKHYIQMLPSFTRSFGKEFRSNKFATLSFPNGFSVRVRLTKKDNKRACLDIAKLVELGYLHKGFILGFTYKGFSFFKVAVFDPSQAFLQIEYPCNVTKSNKQRFSHKQTRFCNNEETDDDQETESDNDDDQETTDDDDDDDDSDRETTSDDDGGDDEDQETTDDDKEDRKESLKRKNKFKSSMHQRSNKDGKRVDARDDYRSPNMTSNRKKSQKKCKIEEEETDSDENESSASETESEIVVTKNFASIYRNLSPESKRAVKAAKKCKPTSPAFMAVLTSQTIRALYIPAAFSDKYLRAISREDVKIQKSYGKERQKEWLVRALRRDYGMIFTEGWGRFSKDNSLSLGDVCVFELIDSKNFVFKASIFDA; translated from the exons ATGGAATATGAAGAGTCTGTTGGAATAAGAAACCATTA TGATCAGAACAATGAAAGCTTGCCGGTGCCGGTGCCAGCCAAGAAGAACACAAATGCCTTCAAAAAAGCCGCTGCCAGTGAAGTTCTTGAAACATATAGACCGACGTTGCATTCAAAAGAAAAAGCTGGTATGCATAAATTAACATtagttatttatatttcaattgtttTCACTGTTATAAACTCAAAAACactaattaaattgaaacattatATACAGATGCTTCCATCTTTTACAAGGAGTTTTGGCAAGGAATTTCGCAGTAATAAATTTGCTACACTTAGTTTTCCAAATGGGTTTTCTGTGAGAGTTAGATTGACAAAAAAAGACAACAAAAGAGCTTGTCTAGACATTGCTAAACTGGTGGAACTTGGTTATCTACATAAAGGCTTCATTCTGGGATTCACATACAAAGGTTTCTCGTTCTTTAAAGTTGCCGTATTTGATCCTTCTCAAGCTTTTCTTCAAATTGAATATCCATGCAACGTTACAAAATCCAATAAGCAACGTTTCAGTCATAAGCAGACTCGGTTCTGTAACAATGAGGAGACTGATGATGATCAAGAAACTGAATCTGATAATGATGATGATCAAGAAACTACAGACGACGACGACGATGATGATGATAGTGATCGAGAAACTACATCTGATGATGATGGTGGCGACGACGAAGATCAAGAAACTACAGACGATGATAAAGAAGATAGAAAGGAATctttgaaaaggaaaaacaaGTTTAAATCTTCCATGCATCAAAGAAGTAACAAAGATGGCAAAAGGGTTGATGCTCGTGATGATTATAGATCACCAAATATGACAAGCAACCGCAAAAAGTCACAGAAAAAGTGCAAGATAGAAGAAGAGGAAACGGATTCAg ATGAAAATGAATCTTCAGCATCCGAAACAGAATCAGAAATCGTAGTGACAAAAAACTTTGCAAGCATCTACAGAAACTTGTCTCCAGAAAGCAAGAGGGCAGTGAAAGCAGCAAAAAAATGCAAGCCAACAAGTCCTGCTTTCATGGCTGTCCTAACGTCACAGACTATCCGTGCCTTG TACATACCGGCTGCATTTTCCGACAAGTATCTCCGCGCGATTTCTAGAGAGGAcgtcaaaattcaaaaatcttATGGAAAGGAACGGCAAAAGGAGTGGTTAGTACGAGCATTACGGAGAGATTACGGGATGATTTTCACCGAAGGGTGGGGTCGCTTTTCGAAAGACAACAGTTTATCCCTGGGAGATGTATGTGTTTTTGAGCTGATCGATTCCAAGAATTTCGTGTTTAAAGCTTCGATATTTGATGCTTAA